The Sulfurospirillum diekertiae genomic sequence CCAACCGTGTGGGAAGCTACAAAGAAGACGAGACATGGCAATTTTATGGCAAAAGCAGTCTGATTTCTCCTTTTGGTGAGGTCGAACTCACTTTGGGTGATAAAGAAGAGATGCTCGTTGCCACCATCGAAAAGGAGAGCCTCGCAGAAGCGAGAAAGCTTTGGGGATGGAAAAAACAGGTGAGTAAGCGAGAAAGCGTATGATGCACTATTTCCACAGACAAGTACAGCTCTGGGGAGAAGAGACACAACAAAGTTTACAACGTAAAAAGATTGTCATCATTGGTTGTGGAGGTCTGGGAAGCTCTTTGGCGTATGCGCTAGGAAGTTCAGGGATTGGTGAAATTCACCTCGTGGATTTTGATGAAGTCAGTGTGCATAACATTCATCGTCAAATCGCCTTTAAAATAGGGGATGAAGGAAAACTCAAAGCCGATGTGGTGAAAGAGAGTATTGAAGCGCGTTGCCCTTTTGTTAAGGTTTATGCGCATATAGGACGTTTGGAAGTCTTTACATGTAAAGAGATAGACGTCGATCTCATCATTGATGCAACTGACAATTTACCAACACGCAGCTTAATTGATGCGTATGCTAAAGAGGTGAAAACGCCATGGATTTATGGCTCAGTCGAAGCCTTTAATGGGCAAGTCTGCTTTTTTGAGCAGAGCAGTTTTTCTGCCTTCAAGATTAGTGACAAAAAGCCTTCAGGTATTGCTGCACCCATTGTGATGCACATAGCCTCTTTGCAAGCGAATCTAGCACTGCGTTATTTAGCAGGGCTTAGTGTTAAAAAAGATTTGCTTTATTATCTGTTTATCAATGAAGAGGGTGAACTCATCACCCAAAAATTTGGAATGCCACACTAAAAAATTGTTTTACATGTAAAAGGAAAACCATTGCATTTTGAACCCTATCCCTTTGAAAAATTAACGGAATTACTGAAAGATATTACGCCAAATAGTGCGTATCCAGCGGTTACCTTAACCATTGGTGAACCACAGTTTGAGACACCTGATTTTATTCAAGAAGCACTCAAAGAAAATGCGCATTTACTCAAAAAATACCCCAAATCTTCGGGCGAAGCATATGTCAATGACGCACAACGCAGTTTTGTGAAAAAGCGTTTTGGCGTTGAACTTAAAGCCAGTGAGTTAATCTCTGTTTTTGGAACGAAAGAGGTGCTCTTTAATTTTCCACAGTACCTTCTCCACGACAAACAAAACCCTGTGATGGCGTATCCAAACCCTTTTTATCAAATTTACGAAGGTGCAGCCATTGCAAGTCGCGCTCGAGTTGTGCATCTGAATTTGACGAAAGAGAACGGATTTAAGCCAGATATTCATTTAGCTGCTCTTAAAGAAGCGGATTTGATTATTCTTAATTCTCCCAATAACCCTACCACTTCGGTGTTAAGCCTTGAAGAACTAGGTGAGTGGGTAAAGTTTGCCCTAAAATACGATATTGTTCTTCTCAATGATGAGTGTTACAGTGAACTTTACGTGGGCGAAAAGCCAGCCTCTTTGTTGGAGGCCTCTTTACATGTAGGCAATGATACCTTCAAAAATATTTTGGTTCTGAATTCTCTTTCCAAACGAAGTTCAGCTCCTGGTTTACGATCAGGTTTTATTGCAGGCGATGAGAGAATCCTCAGTGGTTATGCAAAGTATCGCACCTATGTGGGAGCAGCGATTCCCTTGCCGCTCCAGAAAGCATCGGCTGCAGCGTGGAATGATATGGAACATGTGGAGTTGGCACGTGCACAATACGCAAAGAATCTTTACTTAGCACATGAAATTTTAGGCGTACCTGCCATTAATGCAACGTTTTATGTTTGGTTAGAAGTGAAGAATGATTTGGAGTTTACATGTAAGCTGTATGAGCAGAAAAATATCAAAGTTTTGCCAGGTCGTTTCTTAGGGCGTGGCGGAGTTGGTGAAAACTATGTGCGCATTGCTCTTGTTGAAAATAGTGTGAAAACAGAACAAATTTTAAAAGAGATTAGCGATTTTATTTCTGCTTCAAAATAAGCAGTCTAGCTTTTCAAGCTTGGCTTGTAAAGCGTGTAAAAATAGATTATGTATGAAGGATAATGGTTGAAAAAGGTTCATTTTGTAGGAATCGGCGGAATCGGGCTTTCCGCATTAGCAAAATATTTAAAACAAGAGGGTTATGAGATTACAGGTTCAGATGTTAAAGCCAGTAAAATTACAGCAGGCTTAGAAGAGATGGGCATTTCTGTGCATATTCCTCACGATCCAGCGTGTATTACCGATCAAGATTTAGTGGTGTTTTCAGCGGTTATTAAACCTGATAATATAGAGTTAGTAAGAGCACGTGAGAAAAATATGACGATCATGCCACGTCGTGAAGCTCTTTTGTTTATTTTGAAAAATAGACGTGTTTTTTCAGTCTGTGGAGCACATGGCAAAAGTACAACCAGCGCGATGCTCGCTTCGATGGTAGAAGGCTCTTTAGTTATTGGTGCAGAGAGTAAGCAGTATGGCTCTAATATGTACTACAAAGAGGGAAATAATGTTATTTTTGAAGCCGATGAGAGTGACGCGAGCTTTTTAAACTCCAATCCGTACATTGCGATTGTCACCAATGCTGAGCCTGAGCATATGGAGTATTATAATTATGATTATGACCGATTTTATGGTGCATATCGTCACTTTTTAGAGAGTGCTAAGATTCGTGTCATTAATGCAGAAGATCCCTTTTTGAGTACCCTTCATGAGCTTGAAGCAGATCGCCTTTATCCAAGTCGAGATATTAGTGGTATTGAAACTGTGATGCGAAACGGTGAACCTTTTACCTCATTCGTTCTTAAAGATTTAGGACATTTTGAAGTGTGGGGGATTGGTGCCCATATGGCACTTGATGCTTCACTCGCAATTTTGGCAAGTTTGCATGAGATGGATGTCGATACGGCACGCGAAAAATTGAAAAGCTACCAAGGGATTAAAAAGCGTTTTGATCTTTTGACAAAGAGTGAAAATTTTGCACTCATTGATGATTATGGTCATCATCCCACTGAGATTAAAGCAACATTGCAATCAGCCAAAAAATATGCTGAACTCATGGGACTTACAAAGATTACAGCGATTTGGCAACCACACAAATACTCACGTACGATTGATAATTTAGAGAGTTTTGTCAACTGCTTTGAAGGCGTGGATCAGCTTATCATTTTACCGGTTTGGAAAGCAGGTGAAAAAGAGGTTTTCATTGATTTCGAAAAAGAGTTCGCACGCTATGCGCCACTCTTACCACCACGAATTTATCGAAATGGAAATAGTATTGAGATATCTCCTTGCGAAGCGAACCAACACATAGTTAATGAAGGTTTGGTGATTAGTTTTGGTGCGGGAGATATAACCTATCAACTCAGAGGAGTTATGTGATGCAACTTTTACTTCTTTTAGCACTCGTGTTTCTTATTGCTTCTGTTATCGCTGCCAAAAAGAGCACTTTTTCTAAAAAAGCAAAAGGAGGACTGTTTATTGTCCTTGCCCTTCTCCTCGCTCTTGCCTGGTGGTATGAAGCACAAAGTCGTCAGAACAGTGAAGAAAACCGTTTGATGATTAGTGCGTTCAAACAAGGTAAATCGCTCTATTGTGATGGGCGAGAAATTTCTTCGGATACATTTGTTTTTGTGAATGGAACGCTTAGTTTTATTGCAAACAATAACAATCAAAATGACAGAGGTGTTGTCATCGATATAGCGACATGCACGCTTGAAAAAGTGAAAGTAAATCCCTAATGGAAAAACTTTTTTCAAAACTGGATTTGGTCGATTATGCCCAAAGCTTTAAACACTTTTTAGCACGTGAAAAACCCCTCTTTATGGAGGGTGATGCCAACTTGCATTATAAATTGATTCACGAGCTCCTTACCCGTGATCGCCTCAAGCCTCTGCCTGAAGTTCCTTCTTTGGATGTAGCACTCATGCATCTTAGTAAGATGGGGATACTTCGCCTCAATGAAATTTTTGCGTTTGTCCAAATTGTCAAATATATGCAATATCTCAAAAATATGTTGATTGATCAAAGTCTGGGCGAATGGATGGAACGAATTCTGATTCCGCAAGAGATTACACAAATTTGTGACTATTTTGATGAGAAAGGGGAACTAAAACCTAGCGTTGATGAGCAATTCGCCAACATTGCCCAAAGTCTCAAAATGGTGAAAGATGAGATGAACAGCACGCTTCGTCGTCTCATCTCCACTGAAAAAATAGCCCTCTATCTTGCCGATAAGCAGATTCACTATATCAATAATCAAGAAGCACTTTTGGTTCGCGGTGGTTTTAACCATGTGCTCAAAGGTAATGTTATTGGACGTAGTAGTAGTGGATTTTTCTATGTCGTACCTGAATCTTTAGGCAAACTCGTGAGTCGCGAAAGTGAACTGATAGACCGCAAAGAAGAGCTGGTTTACAAGTACGCCAAGCAAATCTCTTCAGTGTTTACGAAACAGCTCAAATTTTTGGGTTTCGTGAACAAAGAGTTTGATCGTTTTGATGCTTACTATGCCAGAGTGGCGTATGCGAGAGAAAAAGATATGGAGTTTGTGCTTCCTTCTAAGAGTAATACTATTAAACTTGAAAATTTTGCGCATCCAGCCCTTGTCAATCCAAAACCCATTACGATTAATTTTAGTAAACAGGTTTTAATGATAACCGGTGTGAATGCGGGTGGTAAGACAATGCTTTTAAAATCCATCCTCTCGGCTGCCATTTTGAGTAAATACCTGCTTCCAATGCGCATTGATGCCAAACATTCGAGTATTGGTTCTTTTAAAGAGGTATTTGCCATTTTGGATGATCCTCAAAATGTCAAAAATGACATTTCAACTTTTGCTGGGCGGATGAATGAGTTTAGTAAACTTTTTGGTAAGAAAGTAGCACTCATTGGTGTGGATGAGATTGAGCTGGGAACAGACGCGGATGAAGCGGCCAATCTTTTTAAAGTGATGATCGAAAAACTGATCGACAAAGAGATGAAAATCGTCATTACTACCCACCATAAACGCTTAGCTTCTTTGCTTGCCACGCATCCTGAAGTTGAACTTTTGGCCGCAATTTACGATGAAAAGAGCGAGCGTCCCACATACGGCTTTCTCAAAGGAACGATTGGTCGAAGTTATGCCTTTGAAACAGCCCTTCGCTATGGTATTCCTCAGTCTCTCGTTGCAGAAGCACGCGTTTTGTACGGCGAAGACAAAGAAAAGCTCAATGAGCTCATTCAAAAAAATATTGACTTAGAGCTTGAAATGCGCAAAACGTCAGAAGAGCTTGATGCGAGACTTCGTGAGGTAGAAAAACTTAAAGAGTCTTTGCGCGATGAAAAAGAGCGCGTGAGAGAAGAGTTTGATTCTGCATATTCTAAAATGTCAAAAGAGTTCAATCAAGCAATTGGTGAAGCAAAAAAAGCGATTAAAAGTTCGGATACCAAAGAGTCACATCGTCTGTTAAACAAAGCCAACCAATTGCACCAAGAGACACGTAAAGTGATTCCCGATCAAAAAGCAGAGCCTTTACATGTAAACGATAAAATCAAATACGGAAGCTCCAAAGGCATCATTAAAAGCATTAAAAAAGAGGAAGCAACCATCGAGTGTGATGGCATTATGCTTCGTGTCCCTCTCTCTAAACTCAAGCGAACGGGCAATCAACCTAAAGTGCATAAAGCAGGTGTTGTCATCTCCAAAGAGACACCGAGTGGTTCGATGATTTTAGATTTGCACGGGCTTAGAGCTGATGAAGCGGTTGAAAGACTTGATAAATTTTTAAGTGATGCTCTGATGAGTGGTTTTGATGAGGTTTTGGTGTATCATGGTATTGGTACGGGAAAGTTAGCGTATGCAGTAAGAACCTTTTTAAGCACCTATCCATCACTCGTTTCCTATGGTGATGCACCGATTAATATGGGTGGTTATGGTGCTACATTGATTAAACTTTAAAAAAGCTTGATGTTAGAGAATAAACGAAGAAAGAGTATCAACTCTAAACGATACTTCTTTAAAATAGAGGAATGATGTTAACAACAGAAGAACTTTTCTTAAAACTTTTACGCTTTGTCTCCGTAACACCTCATGATGATGGTGCTTTTGCGTTTATAAAAGAGTATTTGAATGATTTTGACGTTATCGAAGTGAACGTTGAAGAAACGAAAAATCTCTTTTTATATAAACGCTTTAGCGAAGGCCCCCATCTCTGTTTTGCGGGACATATTGACGTTGTACCCGCTGGGTTTGGATGGCAGAGTGAGCCGTTTGAACCTATCATTAAAGAGGGTGTTGTCTATGCTAGGGGTACGCAAGATATGAAAAGTGGCGTGTGCGCATTTTTACAAGCACTGAAGCAGACAGATTCTTTCAAAGGGACACTTTCAGTACTTCTTACCAGTGATGAAGAAGGAGATGCTAAACATGGCACTATTGAACTCCTCAAAGCGTTAAAAATTCGTTCTTTCTTACCAGACTATGCCATTGTAGCGGAGCCCACATCCGAAACAGTTTTTGGAGATGCCATCAAAATTGGGCGTAGAGGTTCCATCAATGGGGTAATTGAAATTACAGGCAAGCAAGGTCATGCTGCCTATCCTGAAAAAGCGGTCAATCCTGTACATCAAGTAGCTTCCATACTGCACAAACTTGCAGGGCATTTACTTGATGATGGTGATGAGGATTTTACCCCTTCCCAAATGGTCATTACCGACATTCGCGGTGGTATGGAAGTCACCAATGTTACTCCTGGAAATCTCAAAATTATGTTTAATGTTCGCAACTCGACTCAAACCGATATAGAAAAAATTCGTGTTTATGTGGAAGACGTTCTTCAGGGGTTGAATTTTAGCTTGAACCTCAGTCAAAGTGCGCAACCATTTATTACATGTAAAGACTCTTTAATTATCAAAACACTCAGTAATGCCCTTTTACATGTAAAAGGAAAAGTACCTAAACTTTCCACGGCTGGTGGAACCAGTGATGCTCGTTTTTTTGGTAATTTTGGTGTCGCAACGGTAGAATGTGGTGTGGTCAATGATACGATTCATGCTCCTAATGAATGTTGCCCTTTGAGTGAAGTAGATGCTTTAGTATCTGTATTTAAAACTGTAATTGAAAACTTTAAAAAGGAAGTTCTATGAAGATTGTTTCAACAACCAATGCACCTGCTGCGATTGGTCCGTATTCACAAGCCATTGTTGTGAATGATATGGTGTTTACTTCGGGGCAAATTGCACTGAAACCCGATGGTAGCTTTCTAGAAGGTGATGTGGAAGCGCAAACCACTCAAGTATTGGAAAACCTCAAAGCGGTACTTAAAGAGGCAGGAAGTAGTTTGAAAAAAGTGGTTAAAACGACTATTTTCTTAGCAAATATGGATGACTTCGCAAAAGTCAATGAGGTGTATGGCTCTTTCTTTAAGGAGAATAAACCTGCACGCAGTACGGTTGGCGTGAAATCACTGCCTAAAAATGCCCTAGTTGAAATCGAAGCAATCGCTGTAAAGTAAAAATTTTATTTTAAAGGTCTAAAATCAATTTTATTTAAAGTTGTTGTAGGACTTTTTATAATAGAATATCGCACCCTAAAATCTTAGAGTAGGAAGTTGTTTAGCATGACAAAAAATCACTATGACGTCTTGGTCGTCGGTGGCGGAATCTCAGGTGCAGCTCTTTTTTATGAGCTTGCAAAATATACAGACGTTAAGCGTATTGCGCTTGTCGAAAAATATGAGCGTTTAGCAAAATTAAATTCTGCAGGAACGTCAAATTCTCAAACCATTCACTGTGGTGACATAGAGACAAACTATACTCTAGAAAAAGCGAAAAAAGTCAAAGAGACTGCAAGCATGATCGCAAAATATTGCGTTGCACATGGGCATGAAGGCAAATTCTTGTTTTCGCATCAAAAAATGGCGATCGGTGTAGGTGATACCGAAGTCACTTATATGAAAAATCGATACGAAGAGTTCAAAGAACTTTATCCGTATTTAGAAGTCTTTGACAAAGAAAAACTTGCCAAAATTGAGCCAAAACTCATTTATGATCTTGATGGCAAAGAACGCCCCGATAACATCGTTGGCGTTGGCGTTGAAGGTGGACAGTACAGTACCGTTGATTTTGGTGCAATGACAGAGAGTTTGGTACATGAAGCGCAAAAGATAGAAGGCAAAGTCGCTGATGTCTTTTTGAACTCTCAAGTAACCAATATTACCAAACTAGGTGATATGCATGTTGTGATGACCAAAGATCAAACGTTTACGGCGGATTTTGTGGTAGTAAACGCTGGTGCACACTCACTGTATCTTGCACACGATATGGGATTTGGTCTTGACTTTGCATGTTTACCCGTTGCAGGTAGCTTTTATATGACAAAGAAAAAAATGCTTAATGGTAAAGTTTACATGGTTCAACACCCAAAACTTCCGTTTGCAGCATTGCATGGCGATCCTGATATTTTAGCCGATGGTTGTACTCGTTTTGGACCAACTGCCTTAGTTCTTCCAAAATTAGAGCGCTATACAGGCGGTACATATCTTGATTTCTGGCAGACACTCCAGTTTGATGGCAAAGTGGCGAAAGTTTTTTATGATTTGATGAAAGATAGCGACATTCGAAATTATATCTTCAGAAACTTCTTCTTTGAAGTTCCTAAATTTGGTAAAGAGCTTTTCATCAAAGATGCACGCAAAATTGTTCCATCATTGCAACTAGACGAGATTGAATACGCACATCACTTTGGTGGCGTAAGACCTCAAGTCATTAACAAAACAGAGAAAAAATTGATGTTAGGCGAAGCGAGCATTAATCCAGGTACGGGTATCATCTTTAATATGACACCAAGCCCAGGTGCTACAAGCTGTCTTGGTAATGCAAGACGTGACGTAAGAATCGTTTGTGAATACCTAGGTCGCACATTCAACGAAGCACTCTTTAAACAAGAACTCGTCGACTAAATCTTATGGGGCTTTGAAATAAAGCCCCAAACAAAGCTTATTCATGATAAATCCTCTTGATCTTTATGCCAAAATCGAA encodes the following:
- a CDS encoding HesA/MoeB/ThiF family protein, which produces MMHYFHRQVQLWGEETQQSLQRKKIVIIGCGGLGSSLAYALGSSGIGEIHLVDFDEVSVHNIHRQIAFKIGDEGKLKADVVKESIEARCPFVKVYAHIGRLEVFTCKEIDVDLIIDATDNLPTRSLIDAYAKEVKTPWIYGSVEAFNGQVCFFEQSSFSAFKISDKKPSGIAAPIVMHIASLQANLALRYLAGLSVKKDLLYYLFINEEGELITQKFGMPH
- a CDS encoding succinyldiaminopimelate transaminase; the encoded protein is MHFEPYPFEKLTELLKDITPNSAYPAVTLTIGEPQFETPDFIQEALKENAHLLKKYPKSSGEAYVNDAQRSFVKKRFGVELKASELISVFGTKEVLFNFPQYLLHDKQNPVMAYPNPFYQIYEGAAIASRARVVHLNLTKENGFKPDIHLAALKEADLIILNSPNNPTTSVLSLEELGEWVKFALKYDIVLLNDECYSELYVGEKPASLLEASLHVGNDTFKNILVLNSLSKRSSAPGLRSGFIAGDERILSGYAKYRTYVGAAIPLPLQKASAAAWNDMEHVELARAQYAKNLYLAHEILGVPAINATFYVWLEVKNDLEFTCKLYEQKNIKVLPGRFLGRGGVGENYVRIALVENSVKTEQILKEISDFISASK
- the murC gene encoding UDP-N-acetylmuramate--L-alanine ligase, which codes for MKKVHFVGIGGIGLSALAKYLKQEGYEITGSDVKASKITAGLEEMGISVHIPHDPACITDQDLVVFSAVIKPDNIELVRAREKNMTIMPRREALLFILKNRRVFSVCGAHGKSTTSAMLASMVEGSLVIGAESKQYGSNMYYKEGNNVIFEADESDASFLNSNPYIAIVTNAEPEHMEYYNYDYDRFYGAYRHFLESAKIRVINAEDPFLSTLHELEADRLYPSRDISGIETVMRNGEPFTSFVLKDLGHFEVWGIGAHMALDASLAILASLHEMDVDTAREKLKSYQGIKKRFDLLTKSENFALIDDYGHHPTEIKATLQSAKKYAELMGLTKITAIWQPHKYSRTIDNLESFVNCFEGVDQLIILPVWKAGEKEVFIDFEKEFARYAPLLPPRIYRNGNSIEISPCEANQHIVNEGLVISFGAGDITYQLRGVM
- a CDS encoding endonuclease MutS2, producing the protein MEKLFSKLDLVDYAQSFKHFLAREKPLFMEGDANLHYKLIHELLTRDRLKPLPEVPSLDVALMHLSKMGILRLNEIFAFVQIVKYMQYLKNMLIDQSLGEWMERILIPQEITQICDYFDEKGELKPSVDEQFANIAQSLKMVKDEMNSTLRRLISTEKIALYLADKQIHYINNQEALLVRGGFNHVLKGNVIGRSSSGFFYVVPESLGKLVSRESELIDRKEELVYKYAKQISSVFTKQLKFLGFVNKEFDRFDAYYARVAYAREKDMEFVLPSKSNTIKLENFAHPALVNPKPITINFSKQVLMITGVNAGGKTMLLKSILSAAILSKYLLPMRIDAKHSSIGSFKEVFAILDDPQNVKNDISTFAGRMNEFSKLFGKKVALIGVDEIELGTDADEAANLFKVMIEKLIDKEMKIVITTHHKRLASLLATHPEVELLAAIYDEKSERPTYGFLKGTIGRSYAFETALRYGIPQSLVAEARVLYGEDKEKLNELIQKNIDLELEMRKTSEELDARLREVEKLKESLRDEKERVREEFDSAYSKMSKEFNQAIGEAKKAIKSSDTKESHRLLNKANQLHQETRKVIPDQKAEPLHVNDKIKYGSSKGIIKSIKKEEATIECDGIMLRVPLSKLKRTGNQPKVHKAGVVISKETPSGSMILDLHGLRADEAVERLDKFLSDALMSGFDEVLVYHGIGTGKLAYAVRTFLSTYPSLVSYGDAPINMGGYGATLIKL
- the dapE gene encoding succinyl-diaminopimelate desuccinylase, whose translation is MLTTEELFLKLLRFVSVTPHDDGAFAFIKEYLNDFDVIEVNVEETKNLFLYKRFSEGPHLCFAGHIDVVPAGFGWQSEPFEPIIKEGVVYARGTQDMKSGVCAFLQALKQTDSFKGTLSVLLTSDEEGDAKHGTIELLKALKIRSFLPDYAIVAEPTSETVFGDAIKIGRRGSINGVIEITGKQGHAAYPEKAVNPVHQVASILHKLAGHLLDDGDEDFTPSQMVITDIRGGMEVTNVTPGNLKIMFNVRNSTQTDIEKIRVYVEDVLQGLNFSLNLSQSAQPFITCKDSLIIKTLSNALLHVKGKVPKLSTAGGTSDARFFGNFGVATVECGVVNDTIHAPNECCPLSEVDALVSVFKTVIENFKKEVL
- a CDS encoding RidA family protein codes for the protein MKIVSTTNAPAAIGPYSQAIVVNDMVFTSGQIALKPDGSFLEGDVEAQTTQVLENLKAVLKEAGSSLKKVVKTTIFLANMDDFAKVNEVYGSFFKENKPARSTVGVKSLPKNALVEIEAIAVK
- a CDS encoding FAD-dependent oxidoreductase, with the protein product MTKNHYDVLVVGGGISGAALFYELAKYTDVKRIALVEKYERLAKLNSAGTSNSQTIHCGDIETNYTLEKAKKVKETASMIAKYCVAHGHEGKFLFSHQKMAIGVGDTEVTYMKNRYEEFKELYPYLEVFDKEKLAKIEPKLIYDLDGKERPDNIVGVGVEGGQYSTVDFGAMTESLVHEAQKIEGKVADVFLNSQVTNITKLGDMHVVMTKDQTFTADFVVVNAGAHSLYLAHDMGFGLDFACLPVAGSFYMTKKKMLNGKVYMVQHPKLPFAALHGDPDILADGCTRFGPTALVLPKLERYTGGTYLDFWQTLQFDGKVAKVFYDLMKDSDIRNYIFRNFFFEVPKFGKELFIKDARKIVPSLQLDEIEYAHHFGGVRPQVINKTEKKLMLGEASINPGTGIIFNMTPSPGATSCLGNARRDVRIVCEYLGRTFNEALFKQELVD